The following proteins are encoded in a genomic region of Lachnospiraceae bacterium KM106-2:
- a CDS encoding phage major capsid protein, whose translation MNTKQLTEKKNELIEQMEQLIDTAEMERRNFSDDEDTTYQALETELKAVIKELSETRNYEEYKENTNMETRNYTQELLNGKSVELRAMDTTNKGEVVPTKLFEQIAKKVMEKSGIVAEVKIIESVGDIEFLVEGQIGEACFLSETGSAAPKDLDGFDKVKLTDKRLATAIIVSKKLLNNNHAITESYLADIIAERMANALEKELLSVSSSENGFTNTLLTDTNAETGSLNIDSIMQLITSMKEAHLKGAKLIMNRANFTKLSTLKDANNHFYVVPTYDHATGAPIYSILGVQIKISEYAPADKIVLVNVSDAGIMKQSGGLKLTPLLEKYAENGQVAILAEQFVDFGILNRDCVKVLNIQTSRSKAA comes from the coding sequence ATGAACACAAAGCAACTTACAGAAAAGAAAAACGAACTCATTGAACAAATGGAACAACTCATTGATACCGCTGAAATGGAACGACGTAACTTTTCAGACGATGAAGACACAACTTATCAAGCTCTTGAAACAGAACTCAAAGCAGTCATTAAAGAGCTTTCAGAAACAAGAAATTATGAAGAATACAAGGAGAACACAAACATGGAAACAAGAAACTACACACAGGAATTATTAAATGGAAAATCAGTTGAATTACGAGCAATGGATACAACAAACAAAGGGGAAGTTGTTCCTACGAAACTTTTTGAACAGATCGCAAAAAAGGTAATGGAGAAATCAGGCATCGTTGCAGAGGTTAAAATCATTGAGTCCGTTGGTGATATTGAATTTTTAGTAGAAGGACAAATTGGTGAAGCTTGCTTTTTATCCGAAACTGGTTCTGCCGCTCCAAAAGATCTAGACGGATTTGATAAAGTCAAATTAACTGATAAGCGTTTGGCTACTGCTATTATCGTATCTAAAAAACTATTAAACAACAATCATGCTATTACTGAGTCTTACTTAGCTGATATTATTGCTGAACGAATGGCTAACGCATTAGAAAAAGAGCTATTATCTGTTTCTTCTTCGGAAAATGGCTTTACCAACACTTTGCTAACTGATACAAATGCTGAAACTGGTTCACTAAATATCGACTCCATCATGCAACTCATTACAAGCATGAAAGAGGCGCATTTAAAAGGTGCAAAGTTAATCATGAACAGAGCTAACTTCACGAAGCTATCAACTCTTAAGGATGCGAACAATCATTTTTATGTTGTCCCTACTTACGATCATGCAACTGGTGCACCTATTTATTCTATTTTAGGTGTTCAAATCAAGATTTCCGAATACGCTCCTGCTGACAAGATTGTATTAGTAAATGTATCTGATGCAGGAATTATGAAACAATCAGGTGGATTAAAACTAACACCATTACTTGAAAAGTACGCTGAAAATGGACAAGTTGCCATTCTTGCAGAACAATTCGTAGACTTCGGCATTCTTAATAGAGACTGTGTCAAAGTTTTAAACATTCAAACAAGCAGATCTAAAGCTGCTTAG